The following coding sequences lie in one Methanothermobacter sp. MT-2 genomic window:
- a CDS encoding peptide methionine sulfoxide reductase MsrA, with product MGELKKATFGAGCFWGVEAAFRKVEGVLSTVVGYEGGELENPSYEDVCSGTTGHTEVVEVVYDPEKVTYNQLLDVFWSIHDPTTLNRQGPDIGVQYRSVIFYHDKKQKMIAENSKKRLQESGAYPRDIVTAIEPASKFWKAEEYHQQYLEKAGKKSCHF from the coding sequence TTGGGAGAACTGAAAAAGGCCACATTCGGGGCTGGATGCTTCTGGGGTGTTGAAGCCGCATTTAGAAAAGTTGAAGGAGTTTTATCTACTGTAGTGGGCTATGAGGGTGGTGAGTTGGAAAACCCCTCCTATGAAGATGTTTGTTCAGGGACCACAGGGCATACCGAAGTGGTGGAAGTGGTCTATGACCCGGAGAAGGTCACCTACAACCAGTTACTAGATGTTTTTTGGAGTATACATGATCCCACAACCCTAAACAGACAAGGCCCCGACATTGGAGTTCAGTATCGATCCGTGATATTCTATCATGACAAAAAACAAAAAATGATAGCGGAAAACAGTAAAAAAAGGCTTCAGGAGTCAGGTGCATATCCCCGGGATATTGTAACCGCCATCGAACCGGCTTCAAAATTTTGGAAGGCTGAAGAGTACCATCAACAATACCTAGAAAAGGCTGGTAAAAAGAGCTGTCACTTTTAA